The following coding sequences lie in one Apium graveolens cultivar Ventura chromosome 1, ASM990537v1, whole genome shotgun sequence genomic window:
- the LOC141719440 gene encoding MADS-box transcription factor 23-like: MGRGKLEIEKMENVSRRQVTFAKRRVGLFKKARELSVLCDAEIAMVIFSCTGKLFQFTSSSMLHTLKRYNERLEATMPEEEHEEPEEEVQDEVQEVQIQDVKSEFMKTLGKAVGGLDLEGLQQFELLMNEGLLSVKGKKEQLLKEQVKQLKEKEKEVMLENQNLRQEFEELRSYFPANALPVSRYLNHQNAEHVASSQASACKSEADNGDSVTTMVLGPPVNGRRKRKKQGRKIFKAESPPSTSESQTEN; the protein is encoded by the exons ATGGGCAGAGGAAAGCTTGAAATAGAGAAGATGGAGAATGTGAGCAGAAGGCAGGTGACATTTGCAAAGAGGCGTGTTGGTCTGTTTAAGAAAGCCCGTGAACTTTCTGTTTTGTGTGATGCTGAAATTGCTATGGTCATCTTCTCATGCACTGGCAAGCTTTTTCAGTTCACAAGTTCAAG TATGCTCCACACACTTAAAAGATACAACGAAAGGCTAGAAGCGACTATGCCAGAAGAAGAGCATGAGGAACCG GAGGAGGAGGTTCAAGACGAGGTGCAGGAAGTGCAGATTCAAGATGTCAAGTCAGAATTCAT GAAGACTTTGGGAAAGGCTGTCGGTGGCTTGGATCTTGAGGGATTGCAGCAGTTTGAGTTGCTTATGAATGAAGGATTATTATCTGTGAAGGGAAAGAAG GAGCAATTACTGAAGGAGCAAGTGAAACAGTTAAAAGAAAAG GAAAAGGAAGTCATGCTGGAGAATCAAAATTTGCGCCAAGAG TTTGAGGAGCTTCGCAGCTATTTCCCTGCAAATGCACTCCCAGTGTCAAGGTACCTCAATCACCAGAATGCTGAACACGTCGCCTCAAGTCAGGCCTCAGCATGCAAATCTGAAGCTGATAACGGAGATTCAGTGACAACCATGGTGCTCGG GCCTCCGGTTAATGGTCGTCGTAAAAGGAAGAAGCAAGGGAGAAAAATTTTCAAGGCTGAAAGTCCTCCCAGTACCTCCGAGAGTCAGACTGAAAACTGA
- the LOC141661389 gene encoding uncharacterized protein LOC141661389 codes for MTQKSSLFKGKQKKKIAPPSRHGKAPAIRKGKRAIKPSKVTKEMDASRELSKFINHCNEVKAATSATKEGGQLSIVKTLTESTSSAKK; via the exons ATGACACAAAAATCAAGTTTGTTCAAAGGCAAGCAGAAGAAAAAAATAGCCCCTCCTAGTCGCCATGGCAAAGCCCCTGCTATTCGCAAAG GTAAAAGAGCTATAAAGCCTTCTAAGGTTACCAAGGAGATGGATGCTAGTCGT GAACTGAGCAAGTTCATTAACCATTGCAATGAGGTAAAAGCAGCTACATCTGCTACCAAGGAAGGTGGACAATTGAGTATTGTCAAAACTCTTACAGAGTCTACCAGTAGTGCAAAGAAATAG